The region GCTTGCAATACATCATCCCGGACGACTCTGCCATCGGGTCCCGAACCGGCAATTGCGCTAAGATCAACGCCATGCTCCTTCGCCAACCGTCGGGCAAGCGGAGATGCTTTAAGGCGCGTCGTTTCGGTCGGAGCCGGAATTGGCTCCCTTAAGTCAATGTATCGTTGGACGTCGCTTTCAAGGATGCGTCCACCCGGACCAGAGGCTTTGACTTCGGTCAGATCAATAGCGAGTTTCTCGGCAAGTTGGCGTGCTGCTGGGGAGGCTTTTGGCGCAACGGTCGGCGTTGATGGTGTTGCCTTCGGTTGCGTGGGTTGCACCAGTTCTTCCTGTTCTGGTTCTTGCTGCTGTTCCGCCGCGGTATCCACCTCAACGCGTGCCACCTCTTCTCCGGGTGCTCCGATAATCGCTAATAAGGCGTTGACGGGGACATTCGCACCTTCTTCAGCAAACAATTGCGCGATAACACCGTCGGTAGGGGATTCCTGTTCATGGACGACCTTATCGGTTTCAATCTCCAGCAGCGGTTGTCCCTGCGTGACGGTATCGCCTTCCTTAACCAGCCATTTTCCGATTTTCCCTTTGGTCATCGTCTGATCCATCTGAAGCATTCTCAATTCTACTGCCATGTTTTTAATTTTCCTTTTTTAGTTATCAGTTATCAGTTGTCAGTTGTCAGTCCAGAGGGCATTGTGGAAATTCACTATCAATTCGTAGATCTCTACATTTACAAACATACGAATTGATGCATAAAAACGTTTAGACTTTCACAAACGGGTTACTGACAACTGAAGACCGAGAACTGATAACTATCCGTCTGCGGTCACGAGTGTGTCTCGATCAATTCAATCAGCAATTCAACATTTTCATCTCTTTCCAAGATGAGCGCGAATTTGTGATATTCGTCACCCTTGAAGACCGCCTGAATAAAAGGGCTAAATCCTATTAAGAGTTGACTCCCCAGAAAGTTAAGCGGCTTGCCGATCTCTAAGAAGAGAATCGCTGGCGCGGTCAAACCACGCCGTACAATCCACGTCGCTGCTTTCTCAAGCAGTGCGCGTTGCTCGGGTTCGGGAATATCTTCAAGGACACGCGGTATTTCAGGGTTTGGATCGAACATAGTGAGTACCTATCCGACGCGTGCAACTCCCTAAACATGAGAAGCCAGACCTTAGAGTTCCAAATCACCCAGGTAATCGGCGATCTGCTTCGGTTGTCCATCAAGGGTTGTCTCCATCGCGGCGATAACAAGTACGAAACTTTTGATGTTGTCTTCAACCCGCGTATCAGAAGGTTCGCCACCGTCAAGCCAATTCAGGAATTCATCAAACAGGTGCTGATGCGCTTGATAGGGGATTCCCGGTGCCTCATAGACTTCCGTTTCACCACCGACACGATGGATCGTCATCTGGTTTCCACCTGCGATTTCGACGGCACCTTCTTCAAACTCGGCGCGATAGTGTTCGTGATTCCAACAGTTGACGATACCAGCTGCTGAACTGTTGCCTTCATAAGAGGTATGGACCCCGTTGTCCATCCGCATCATATAGAACCCGCTGGAGTAATGTTGGAAACTCGACCATTCGGGATTCCATCCAAACCCGATCAGGGTTTCACAATCACCACCGGAGAGGAACCGAAGCATATCAAGGTGATGGACGGAACCTTCAAAAAGAAGCCCGAAATCCATATCGTGTCGCCATGCCCTGCCCCATGAGAGATAACGACGGTAATCGCACGCGTATCGACCGACAATATGCTGAAGTCGTCCCAATCTGCCTTCATCACGGATACGAATCAATTCCTGCTTATTATCAGCATAACGATAGTTTTGGATAATAGCACACGGCAACCCCGTCTGTTGAGCAGTGCGCACCATCGCCTTTGCTGCATCTAAAGTATCGGCAATCGGTTTTTCGCAAATAACGGGCATCCCGTTTTCCATAGCGGCAATCGCGGCGGGGCTATGGAATTGTGGTGGAACAGCAATGCCACAGAAGTCTGCCTTGACGGTTGCACACGCCTCGTTAAAGTCTGTGAAGAGTTGTGAGGTGCTAAGTCCTAACGCTTCGCCCTGTGCTGTGAGGACATCCGTATTCACATCTGCTAAACCGACAATTTCGATTCGATCGTCGAAATTAGTCGTGAAATTGTTGATCCAGCCCCCAGCCATGCCACTGCCACCAATCATTAAACATGTTCGTTTCATAGTAGTTGTCAGTTATCAGTTGTCAGTTATCAGTATAGTTTTCGGTAACCGCCAAACCAACTGATAAACCTCAACCGCCTCCTCATTTTAAAATTCTATGTTATCGCTATCAGAGCCCTCTTTTAACCGACGACCAACCCCTGATAACTCTCACTGCGAGGCAAACCATTAAAGCATCAGTTTGCCACGTTCAACATAATCGTCTTTACCACGTCGAACACGCTCAAGTTCTGCCTCGGTAGCCTCACGGCTCACTTTTGCCGGTACTCCCATGGCAACGGTACCCGACGGGATTTCCTGCCCTTCACGGACAAGGGCACCCGCTGCGACAACGGCATTTTCGCCAATCACTGAACCTGTCAGGAGAATCGCTCCCATGCCAATCAGGGCACCGTTGCCAATGGTGCAGCTATGGAGAATAGCACCGTGTCCGATGGTGACATCATCACCGATGAGACACGGAATCTCTTTGTCCATGTGTATGACTGCACCGTCTTGAACGTTGGTGCGACACCCGATTCGGATCGGTTCTAAATCTCCACGGAGCACACTGTTAAACCAGATACTCGACTCTTCACCAATTGTTACATCGCCAATAATCATCGCCCCTGGAGCAACGAAAACAGAAGGATGTACATCTGGCATTATGCCTTGATATTCTATCAACATCTTTCCTTCTTTCCTGCACTTTTAGACACAGGCGAGGTTGCAAGTGATGCGGGCTTCACTACTGTGCAACCAACAACCTGCGGAGGTTTCCTATTCCCCATCTATAAGACATCGCAAATACGCCTGCAAGCAGGATTATCAACACGATGAACGCAATGAAACTTTCCGTATACCACGCTATTATCGGTGCCAGGACGAGCATCACATCAAAAATGAGTGTTACCGTGAACGTTAAAACCCGTAAGATCGGTCTCGGTTGATGTATCAATTCTGCCATCCACGGTAGTGTCCCAATCGCCGTGTTCATCGCGCACGCTGCTGGAAGTGTTAAGATAGGCGTTAGCATCACTGGTATCATAGCATCTCTCGGGATTTGGAGCAGACAAACAGCAAACAGGGACCAGAACTCAGCATAAATCAGCGCACAGAGGAGCGCAGTCAGGAATTTACCCATGAACACTAACTTCGGCATAACAGGAGCGGTTTTTAGCATCCACCACGTTTTCGCTTCATCTCGAAGACCGTTACAACTAATACCGAAGGTAATCAACATACTATAAAGAACTATTTGCACCGTTAGGATTTGTCCAGCGTTCTCATCGGCACCGCCTTCATGCATGAACAAGATAGCGATGTGAATTACCAAAAAAAGTGTGAGCATCACAATAGCGATGAGCCGTCCACTGTGTCTGACAAAAATGAGGAAGTCTTTTAGCATCATGGCTCGGACCTTCCCACGTCCAAGCGTAATCCCCACACGTTTCAGGGGAGCCGCTTTAGAATCGCCGGTATTCCGCACAGGTTTACGCTTAGATTTCAATTGACGGATGTTCTCCCAACCACGCTGATAAATCAATTGCGCGCCGAGCATTGCCACGCCGACAGCAGCAAGACTTCCTGCGAAACCCTGCAGTGCCCATCTCAATTGGACTCTTATTGTCGGTTCAGTTACCCAACTCAACAGGAACTTCCCAATCCACTCGTGTGGATACCATGTAGCACCCGCATCCACTGTTCCCTCAGAAGCCCAATTGAGCAAAAACTCTTTTATGTGAATCGGTTCAAACTCGGAAAACAGCGTCAACGACAATAGAAATCCCACTGCTACGCCGATTGCAGTGCCGATTACCTTGAGTGTTGCGAGAAACCACCCCGATGAAAAGAAGCGCGCAATCAACATCACGCTGATGATAACATAACTCGCGATCATCACCAGAAGACACAAACATACGGGAAACAGTCCTGCATAAAAATGCCACGGTAGGTCAAATATGAGACCGAACGCTATCCACGGAGGTCCTAAAAAACAGAGTATACTCAAAAAGCGCGTGATCGTGAGATGTATAAACTTATACCCGAAAATTGCGATCGGTTGAATTGGTGCAGCGTGCAACAGATTGGTGTCCGGTGCCTCGTATAGAACCTTTAGGGAACTCTCCATCAATTCTTTTGCAACAACGATAATCCCGAAAACTATGAAACCGTTAATTACACCTAACACAAGTGCAGGTTGTGCTTCAGTGAGTCGTAAGTGTGTGAAAAGGGAGTTCCCTAACACCGATAACGCAACAACGAAAACGAGGTAACCGACACACTTTAAAGCGGTTTTTCGCCATGCCTCTCCACCGTGTTTAATACCGTTCAACCACCCCCGCAAATCCGCTTTGAGTAGAATCTTAATATTTTTTAGCATAAGAAATGGCTTTCGGCTATCAGCCTTCAGTTGTCGGCTTTCAGTTAAAGAGATTTGTTGTGGCAGTAACATAGCTCAACGGCACAACAAAGTAACTGACGGCTGATTTTTAGGTATCTGCTGTCAAATCAAGAAAAATGTCCTCCAGCGTTTCCGTCTGGTGCTGGCTGCCATCGGCAGGTTGTTTGCAGTCCTCCTGCTTCTTTTGTTGCAATTCTTCAAGGGTTCCAACGGCAATAAGTTGACCTTTACTGATAATGCCAACTCGGTCACAGATACGTTCAGCAATTTCAAGGATATGTGTCGTCATGAATACAGTAGAACCCTGTTCACAGCGTTCGCGCAAAATCTCCCTGACAGTGCGAGCACTCCTTGGATCCAGACCACTGGTGGGTTCATCAAGAAAAAGAATTTGCGGGTGATGCACAAGCACCGAGATGAGCAGGATTTTCTTCTGCATGCCGTAAGAATATCCCTTAATCTGATCGTCAGCGGCATCGGTAAGTTCAAGCTGCTCAAGTAGTATACCCATCTCATTTTCGGCTTGCTCCGGTGGCACCTCATATAAATCCGCTATCATACGGACAAACTGTCTACCGCTTAACGCTTCATAAAGTTGTGGCGTATCCGGCATCAGTCCGAGAATCGCTTTCGCCTGTAAACTTTGCTTCTGAATGTCATACCCGCCAAGCGTTGCGGTGCCAGATGTAGGGCGGAGCAAACCCGTCAGCATATTGATTGTTGTCGTCTTTCCTGCACCATTGGGTCCAAGAAATCCAAATATTTCACCGGCATCTACCTCAAGTGTCAGTTCATCTACAGCGCACAACTTACCAAAATATTTAGTTAAGCTTAAGGTTTTAATCATTCTTTAGAAACCGGAATGTTCCGCGAAAACCGATTGATCCTCTCAACGAGAGCAATCATAGCAAAGCCCACAACTATAGTAAAACCCACAATTAATTAGACATTGTAGAAGGGCGAGGTTACAAACCTCGCCAGCGGTGGTGGCGGGTTTTACAATAAAAAATCACTTTTCATTACTGCTCAAGACATCGTTTTTAAGTTCTGCCAGTGCTTGGTCGAGGTCGGAATCGTTTACATTTTTTTCCACTTCAGTGGCATCGCTACGCTCTCGGTTCCGCCAAATTTCTGCTTTCTCTTCCGCCGTTTTCAATTTCTGTTCCGCCTGTTCAAAAGCGGTAGAAATCGTATTTTCCGCTGCTGCAATTAACTTATGGAGTTCAGCACGTGTCTCCGCCTGTTTTTGACGGTGAGATAGCGTTTCGGCTCGCACCGCTGCGTTCTGGAACTGCTGATAAAATTCGTGGAGTGCTGTTTTGAGAGATACTACAACCGCTTCCTGCGCAACAATCTGACATTTATAGCCGTCTGCAATATCCAATTGCTGTTGCTTGCGTTGTCGTGCCTCTTTTACACGTGCCATGTCTCGATTTTGCAAAGCAGCGTCCGCCTTCTCACCGCATACCTTAGCGGAAGCAATAGCCTCCTGATAAGCGTGTTTGAGCCTCTGCTCTTCCGCAATCGCCGTAGCGACGAGTTCTTTTGCCTCAGCGAGCCGCTCTTTCATGTCAACGATGGCTTTATCAAGAGACGATTCAGCACCATCTACTGCCTCCAGAAACTGGCTTATGTTCTCCCGAACCTGCTCTGAAATCTCTTTGATTCTTTTCATTTCTACGTCTCCAGATGCTTATTATACACAATTCCTTAATGCAAATCAAACGGAAGGGTTTATCTTTAGATGAACTCAGTTCCTGCAGGATCTGTCATCATAATGTAGCATATCTGCTTATTAGAGACATCTAACCTTAAAAAGTATAGTTAAAAAGCAATTTCTGGTTTCTGGTAAGGAATGAGAACACCAAACAGTTTTACTCCATTTGATAGGCGTGCAATGCCTCATAATCAGCATTGGCAAGCTCAACGCCATAGAACGCTAATCTCTTCATGATTTCTTTGATCGCGGGGATGTTGTTATCAACCAGAATTGAGGAACAATTGTGCAGTGCTGCGGCTTCTCCAAATGTCCCACTGCCAGCAAAAAAATCCAAAAGGGTATCACCCGGTGTTGAATGCACCTTGACGATGCGATTCAGAATGCCGAGAGGCTTTTGTGTCGGATAGCCTGTTTTTTCACTCCCACTGGTACTGACGATGGTATGCCACCAAACATCGGTTGGCGTTTTGCCACGCGCTGCCTTCGCTTTGCCGACCAATCCGGGTGCCATATACGGTATTCTATCCATCTCATCGAAATTGAAAGTGTAATGCTTCGGTGTTTTAGCATACCACAAGATGTTATCGTGTTTCGCGGGCCACTTCAACTTGGATCTACCGCCGTAATCGTAAGCCCAGATAATCTCGTTGATAAACGACTCTCGTCCGAAAATTTCATCAAGCATTATCTTACAATAATGTCCCTCTCGGTAATCAATATGGAGAAAGAAACTGCCGTGCGGATGCAGCACACGATATGCCTCTTCAAAACGAGGTCGTAAAAACTGCAAATAGGCATCCGAACTTTCAAACTTATCAGTGTAGTGTGTGGTTTTGCCTTTGTGGGTTCGGTACGTCCTGCCTTGGAAACCGACTCGGTCGCCTTGGGCATCTGGTTCAACCTGGATCTCCGTGCGCTGTTGGAGTTTTCCAGTATTAAACGGTGGATCAATATAAATCAGATTGATACTCTCATCAGGAACATATTTTTCAAGAATGGTAATGTTATCCCCATAATAGAGACGATGTTTAGGCATTTGCTTCCAACTCTGCGTACGATAGTGTATGAGCGATTCCTTTCTACCAAAGGCAAAAGGGGCATTGATCCTGGTCTTCAATACCAATAGCGATCTCTTTTCTGACTCCTCAGTAAAATTATAGCAGCTCCATGGTAATTTATCAAGCCTCTATACGCAGTGTTTGTATCTATGAGATTTTTCTTGACTCCACACAATTTTTCGTGTAAAATTTTAAAAGCGGTATTGTCAAACTTATAAAGAGACGAAAACCTCATGCGCCTTCTGAATCTG is a window of Candidatus Poribacteria bacterium DNA encoding:
- a CDS encoding gamma carbonic anhydrase family protein, which encodes MLIEYQGIMPDVHPSVFVAPGAMIIGDVTIGEESSIWFNSVLRGDLEPIRIGCRTNVQDGAVIHMDKEIPCLIGDDVTIGHGAILHSCTIGNGALIGMGAILLTGSVIGENAVVAAGALVREGQEIPSGTVAMGVPAKVSREATEAELERVRRGKDDYVERGKLML
- a CDS encoding ABC transporter ATP-binding protein, whose translation is MIKTLSLTKYFGKLCAVDELTLEVDAGEIFGFLGPNGAGKTTTINMLTGLLRPTSGTATLGGYDIQKQSLQAKAILGLMPDTPQLYEALSGRQFVRMIADLYEVPPEQAENEMGILLEQLELTDAADDQIKGYSYGMQKKILLISVLVHHPQILFLDEPTSGLDPRSARTVREILRERCEQGSTVFMTTHILEIAERICDRVGIISKGQLIAVGTLEELQQKKQEDCKQPADGSQHQTETLEDIFLDLTADT
- a CDS encoding PspA/IM30 family protein; translated protein: MKRIKEISEQVRENISQFLEAVDGAESSLDKAIVDMKERLAEAKELVATAIAEEQRLKHAYQEAIASAKVCGEKADAALQNRDMARVKEARQRKQQQLDIADGYKCQIVAQEAVVVSLKTALHEFYQQFQNAAVRAETLSHRQKQAETRAELHKLIAAAENTISTAFEQAEQKLKTAEEKAEIWRNRERSDATEVEKNVNDSDLDQALAELKNDVLSSNEK
- a CDS encoding site-specific DNA-methyltransferase; the encoded protein is MPKHRLYYGDNITILEKYVPDESINLIYIDPPFNTGKLQQRTEIQVEPDAQGDRVGFQGRTYRTHKGKTTHYTDKFESSDAYLQFLRPRFEEAYRVLHPHGSFFLHIDYREGHYCKIMLDEIFGRESFINEIIWAYDYGGRSKLKWPAKHDNILWYAKTPKHYTFNFDEMDRIPYMAPGLVGKAKAARGKTPTDVWWHTIVSTSGSEKTGYPTQKPLGILNRIVKVHSTPGDTLLDFFAGSGTFGEAAALHNCSSILVDNNIPAIKEIMKRLAFYGVELANADYEALHAYQME
- a CDS encoding Gfo/Idh/MocA family oxidoreductase, yielding MKRTCLMIGGSGMAGGWINNFTTNFDDRIEIVGLADVNTDVLTAQGEALGLSTSQLFTDFNEACATVKADFCGIAVPPQFHSPAAIAAMENGMPVICEKPIADTLDAAKAMVRTAQQTGLPCAIIQNYRYADNKQELIRIRDEGRLGRLQHIVGRYACDYRRYLSWGRAWRHDMDFGLLFEGSVHHLDMLRFLSGGDCETLIGFGWNPEWSSFQHYSSGFYMMRMDNGVHTSYEGNSSAAGIVNCWNHEHYRAEFEEGAVEIAGGNQMTIHRVGGETEVYEAPGIPYQAHQHLFDEFLNWLDGGEPSDTRVEDNIKSFVLVIAAMETTLDGQPKQIADYLGDLEL